The Pseudophaeobacter arcticus DSM 23566 genome includes a region encoding these proteins:
- a CDS encoding alpha/beta hydrolase, which yields MAAATFLTTEQGRSIAYHLHRGAGVTLVFLGGLKSDMEGTKALHLEAWAKSAGLGFLRFDYSGHGESSGRFEEGCIGDWHEDTLAAVSALTTGPLLIVGSSMGGWQALLLARALPERIQGMVTIAAAPDFTEDGYWANFSAAQKAELEAQGYVELPSDYMEPYRISKRMIEDGRNRLVLRQALDLPFPVRCLQGTADTAVSTDTALRLLHHATCVDMRLNLVKDADHRFSDDACLKLIETSISELL from the coding sequence ATGGCTGCAGCGACGTTTCTGACCACCGAACAGGGGCGCTCTATTGCCTATCACTTGCATAGGGGGGCGGGGGTGACGCTTGTCTTCCTCGGGGGGCTCAAATCCGACATGGAGGGAACCAAGGCGCTCCATCTGGAGGCCTGGGCCAAATCAGCTGGTCTGGGGTTCTTACGGTTCGACTATTCTGGCCATGGCGAAAGTTCGGGGCGGTTTGAGGAAGGCTGTATCGGGGATTGGCATGAGGATACCCTTGCTGCCGTCTCTGCGTTGACCACAGGACCCTTGCTGATTGTGGGATCGTCCATGGGGGGATGGCAGGCGCTGCTTCTGGCCAGGGCCCTGCCCGAGCGTATCCAGGGCATGGTGACCATTGCCGCAGCGCCGGATTTCACGGAAGACGGCTATTGGGCCAATTTTAGCGCAGCACAGAAGGCCGAACTGGAGGCGCAGGGATATGTTGAGTTGCCCAGCGATTACATGGAGCCTTACCGCATCAGCAAACGCATGATCGAAGATGGCCGCAACCGACTGGTGCTGCGGCAGGCGCTGGACCTGCCCTTTCCGGTGCGCTGTTTGCAGGGGACGGCTGATACAGCCGTCTCGACGGACACGGCGCTGCGGCTTTTGCATCATGCAACCTGTGTGGACATGCGGCTGAACCTGGTCAAGGATGCGGACCATCGGTTTTCGGATGATGCCTGTCTGAAACTAATTGAAACATCCATATCCGAGTTGCTTTAG